Proteins from a single region of Deltaproteobacteria bacterium:
- a CDS encoding SLBB domain-containing protein codes for MKRKSIRLWLPCALAAASLFWSATAFAEEYRVGPGDVLTVKVYGETELSKDYEVFSDGTVRFPWIRNVEVRGLTTREIEDTLEKLLSPDYLVDPQIAVTVKQFESKKVYVLGAVKNPGLYGLKGPTTLLEAISMAGGITEQGGKSFTLVRGGDLEKPEAIKKLVAGQGNPQSIEDFTKEQKQVQVFKIDGYALLDQGDLTQNMPLEHGDIVSVLKTQFIFFDGEVKKPGPVNYEEGLTLMRALSLAGGATNLASNRVVITRTQNGKTETIKVNLRDIANDPSRDLAVFPGDVVRVKRSLL; via the coding sequence ATGAAACGCAAATCGATTCGTTTGTGGCTGCCGTGCGCCTTGGCGGCGGCGAGCCTGTTTTGGTCGGCGACGGCCTTCGCCGAGGAGTATCGCGTCGGTCCCGGCGACGTCCTGACCGTCAAGGTCTACGGCGAGACCGAACTTTCCAAGGACTACGAGGTCTTCTCCGACGGCACCGTGCGTTTCCCGTGGATCCGCAACGTCGAGGTGCGCGGTCTGACCACGCGCGAAATCGAGGACACGCTCGAAAAATTGCTGTCGCCCGATTACCTCGTCGATCCGCAGATCGCCGTGACCGTCAAGCAGTTCGAGTCGAAAAAAGTGTACGTGCTCGGCGCGGTGAAAAACCCCGGTCTTTACGGGCTCAAGGGGCCGACGACGCTTCTGGAAGCGATTTCCATGGCCGGCGGAATCACGGAGCAGGGCGGAAAGTCGTTCACGCTCGTGCGCGGCGGCGATCTGGAGAAGCCCGAGGCCATCAAGAAGCTCGTGGCGGGGCAGGGCAACCCGCAATCGATCGAAGACTTCACGAAGGAGCAGAAGCAGGTGCAGGTCTTCAAGATCGACGGCTACGCGCTGCTCGATCAGGGCGATCTCACGCAGAACATGCCTCTCGAGCACGGCGACATCGTGTCGGTGCTCAAGACGCAGTTCATTTTTTTCGACGGCGAGGTGAAGAAACCTGGACCCGTGAATTACGAGGAAGGACTCACCCTGATGCGCGCGTTGTCGCTCGCCGGCGGCGCGACGAATCTCGCGAGCAACCGCGTGGTCATCACGCGCACGCAGAACGGCAAGACCGAAACGATCAAGGTGAATCTGCGCGACATCGCGAACGACCCGTCGCGCGATCTTGCGGTGTTTCCCGGCGACGTGGTGCGCGTGAAGCGCAGTCTTTTGTGA
- a CDS encoding outer membrane beta-barrel protein: MRRTFYRRVRRMALIALLLALPTWSLAAFEETDGIRFGAFSLHPSAYTAIRYVDNIYFVPNDYEPLNEGSVPQDIESDFVLNIQPGVLLRLRVPTFTAQAAYKFYNDNYLGTDDPDNRHALLNASNHTASGLLDYQSPVGVFVTAQDTYTAQEAFEPSDVYVDYIVGDQDHNEALGRLGYKYGPETNLYISGEYKYATDRYEIAEESDRDLWFGVGDLRLKFFPRTSLVFQGGHGEITYINNEDSNSVINFGLGGLVGQITPHLQAIVKGGYQTNEYQDGESGAGFIGNAELGGVWEPNMRVAIGYKRSILDAATTNFYTSDEGYLTFYRLWRERLATEAFVSYQSNEFSRPFDRHEDFVQARLELTLRMIFWLYTGVGYQYDNKAYDDGDIQNTTERNIAFVKLVAQF; this comes from the coding sequence ATGAGGCGGACTTTTTATCGGCGGGTCCGGCGCATGGCGCTGATCGCCCTGTTGCTGGCCCTGCCGACGTGGAGCCTCGCGGCCTTCGAGGAGACGGACGGGATCCGCTTCGGCGCGTTCTCATTGCACCCGTCCGCCTACACGGCCATCCGCTATGTCGACAACATTTATTTCGTTCCCAACGACTACGAGCCCCTCAACGAGGGATCCGTGCCGCAGGACATCGAGTCCGATTTCGTCCTGAACATCCAGCCCGGCGTGCTGCTGCGTCTGCGCGTGCCGACCTTCACCGCTCAGGCGGCGTACAAATTTTACAACGACAACTATCTCGGCACCGACGACCCCGACAATCGCCACGCGCTGCTCAATGCGTCGAACCACACGGCGTCGGGACTGCTCGACTACCAGAGCCCCGTCGGCGTCTTCGTGACCGCGCAGGACACCTACACCGCCCAGGAAGCCTTCGAGCCGAGCGATGTCTACGTCGACTACATCGTGGGCGATCAGGACCACAACGAGGCGCTGGGCCGCCTCGGATACAAATACGGACCCGAGACGAACCTCTACATTTCGGGTGAGTACAAGTACGCGACGGACCGTTACGAGATCGCCGAAGAGTCCGACCGCGACCTGTGGTTCGGCGTCGGCGACCTGCGCCTGAAGTTCTTCCCGCGCACGTCGCTGGTCTTCCAGGGCGGGCACGGCGAGATCACGTACATCAACAACGAGGACTCGAATTCCGTCATCAACTTCGGGCTCGGCGGTCTCGTCGGCCAGATCACGCCGCACCTGCAGGCGATCGTCAAGGGCGGCTACCAGACCAACGAGTATCAGGACGGGGAGTCGGGCGCGGGCTTCATCGGCAACGCCGAGCTTGGCGGCGTCTGGGAGCCCAACATGCGCGTCGCGATCGGCTACAAGAGGAGCATCCTCGACGCCGCGACGACGAACTTCTACACCTCGGACGAGGGCTATCTGACCTTCTACCGTCTCTGGCGCGAGCGCCTCGCGACCGAAGCCTTCGTCAGCTACCAGTCCAACGAGTTCTCGCGTCCCTTCGACCGCCACGAGGATTTCGTTCAGGCCCGTTTGGAATTGACCCTGCGTATGATATTCTGGCTCTACACGGGCGTCGGCTATCAGTACGACAACAAGGCGTACGACGACGGAGACATCCAGAACACGACGGAACGCAACATCGCCTTCGTCAAGCTCGTCGCTCAGTTCTGA
- a CDS encoding polysaccharide biosynthesis tyrosine autokinase, which translates to MARKKRQGAGIDLREYGKVLFKRRWTMVAFFIIVVTIVTLGTFLQTPIYQAVSVIQILPEAPEVVDFKEVVALGSRNYWAMKEYYETQFRIIRSRDVVARVLDELELRDKAPYATAKDPEALLADQILVQPVKNSQLVNIVIEHPNPELAQSVANAVAVVYQKQNLVRRSEASKNAIDWLREEGGDMRDRLVDSERKLQAFMKEAQVFSFDEKFNMALRNLAKFSEAQAEAKRKRIELETLYAKCVEMKAKGQASMIPEVMDSPVVQDLKSEKVAAEKKLAQLEPKYGEKYPEIQALKSQIALISAKIGQEIDQHVGSINAAYLVARDQETQMEKAVAEARHQAQDLSEKEITFKELRRDAQANQTLYEELQKRAKETQITENLSANNILLIEKAQRPEFHVKPKRRVNVALGMLLGIIGGVGLAFFLEYLDNTIKTQQDIENLTDIPFLGIIPTFLAEDGDVTKGELFTHYYPKSSITESCRAIRTNILYSSPGKDLVKLLVTSAGPQEGKSTTVISLGTVFAQGGRRVCLVDSDLRRPRLHRAFKVERNKGLTNFIMGEMGVDEIAIATEVPNLFLIPSGPIPPNPSELLESEPMKELMRQLEERFDMILFDSPPIVAVTDAIVMSRQVDGVVLVVKAGKTTTDMFDRAVRQIEDVQSHAIGTV; encoded by the coding sequence ATGGCCAGAAAGAAAAGACAGGGCGCCGGCATCGACCTTCGGGAATACGGCAAGGTGCTGTTCAAGCGCCGTTGGACCATGGTCGCGTTTTTCATCATCGTCGTCACCATCGTCACCCTGGGCACGTTTCTCCAAACGCCGATTTATCAGGCGGTGTCGGTCATTCAGATTCTGCCCGAGGCGCCCGAGGTCGTGGACTTCAAGGAGGTCGTCGCCCTCGGCTCGCGCAACTACTGGGCGATGAAGGAATACTACGAGACGCAGTTTCGCATCATCCGCTCGCGCGACGTCGTCGCCCGCGTGCTCGACGAACTGGAGCTCCGCGACAAGGCGCCCTACGCGACGGCGAAGGACCCCGAGGCGCTGCTCGCCGACCAGATTCTGGTCCAGCCGGTCAAGAACTCCCAGCTCGTCAACATCGTCATCGAGCATCCCAATCCCGAACTCGCGCAGAGCGTCGCGAACGCCGTCGCGGTGGTCTATCAGAAGCAGAATCTCGTCCGCCGAAGCGAGGCGTCGAAGAACGCCATCGACTGGCTGCGCGAGGAAGGCGGCGACATGCGCGACCGCCTCGTCGATTCCGAACGCAAGCTGCAAGCCTTCATGAAAGAAGCACAGGTCTTCTCGTTCGACGAGAAATTCAATATGGCCCTGCGCAATCTCGCCAAGTTCTCCGAAGCGCAGGCCGAGGCGAAACGAAAGCGCATCGAGCTCGAAACGCTTTACGCCAAGTGCGTCGAGATGAAAGCCAAGGGCCAGGCCTCGATGATCCCCGAGGTCATGGACAGCCCGGTGGTGCAGGATCTCAAGAGCGAAAAGGTCGCGGCCGAGAAAAAACTCGCGCAGCTCGAACCGAAGTACGGCGAGAAGTATCCGGAGATCCAGGCGCTCAAAAGCCAGATCGCGCTCATTTCCGCGAAGATCGGTCAGGAGATCGACCAGCACGTCGGTTCGATCAACGCCGCCTATCTGGTCGCGCGCGACCAGGAAACGCAGATGGAAAAGGCCGTCGCCGAAGCGCGGCATCAGGCGCAGGACTTGAGCGAGAAAGAGATCACGTTCAAGGAACTGCGACGGGACGCGCAGGCGAACCAGACGCTCTACGAAGAACTGCAAAAGCGCGCGAAGGAAACGCAGATCACCGAAAACCTTTCGGCGAACAACATTCTGCTCATCGAGAAAGCGCAGCGGCCGGAGTTCCACGTGAAACCCAAGCGGCGGGTGAACGTCGCACTCGGCATGCTGCTGGGCATCATCGGCGGCGTCGGCCTCGCGTTTTTCCTCGAATACCTCGACAACACGATCAAGACGCAGCAAGACATCGAGAACCTCACCGACATTCCCTTCCTCGGCATCATCCCCACGTTCCTGGCCGAGGACGGCGACGTGACCAAGGGCGAGCTGTTCACGCACTACTACCCGAAGTCGAGCATCACCGAGTCGTGCCGCGCGATCCGCACGAACATCCTTTACAGCTCGCCGGGCAAGGATCTCGTGAAACTGCTCGTCACGAGCGCCGGACCGCAGGAAGGCAAGTCGACCACGGTCATCAGCCTCGGCACGGTCTTCGCGCAGGGCGGTCGTCGCGTATGCCTCGTCGATTCCGACCTTCGCCGCCCGCGCCTGCATCGCGCGTTCAAGGTCGAGCGCAACAAGGGCCTCACGAATTTCATCATGGGCGAGATGGGCGTCGACGAGATCGCGATCGCGACCGAGGTGCCCAACCTGTTCCTCATCCCGTCCGGACCGATCCCGCCCAACCCGTCGGAGTTGCTCGAAAGCGAGCCCATGAAGGAACTCATGCGACAGCTCGAAGAGCGCTTCGACATGATCCTGTTCGATTCGCCGCCGATCGTGGCGGTGACCGACGCCATCGTGATGTCGAGGCAGGTGGACGGTGTGGTGCTGGTCGTCAAGGCGGGCAAGACCACGACCGACATGTTCGACCGGGCCGTGCGCCAGATCGAAGACGTCCAGTCGCACGCGATCGGTACGGT
- a CDS encoding TonB family protein, which translates to MSIPVSKRVFKIGLIQDGKLVSEVILKEKQPVTIGTDPTNTITVVEKNMPKRHVMLMESSGNFQLHTIPNMEGLIVSQAGTRDLAAIGTTAPKSPGGGLVVDLGPGGKGKINIGNSTVLFQVIPAPPPPPLTQLPRELRGSFSARIDRPLLVLLVISALIHVTAVSYIAALPEPEIVPDRHMDQLVSLVSEDIIPTLTEVTPDAPAEEKKPEEAGGGGAKKGGGAPKGGGSGEQGPPEPAGVETKGLLSLITTQGSEGAVADLLGDSGSGLDEQLGKIGAGVEVAGKGTGTLGSSKGGGGTGPGSVGAGDLGKLGTAGSKEGSGTGEKEEKKVKANMSASGGSSGSLDASSVSAQIRKYTGGVRNCYERQLKIDPSLSGSVRVSFSIGGDGSVQGCSVTSSSIASSEVGSCVCSRIERWRFEPSADGGGSSVNYSFVFTPASE; encoded by the coding sequence ATGAGCATCCCCGTGAGCAAACGCGTCTTCAAGATCGGTTTGATCCAGGACGGCAAACTGGTCTCGGAGGTCATCCTCAAGGAGAAGCAGCCGGTCACCATCGGCACGGATCCGACGAATACGATCACGGTGGTCGAGAAGAACATGCCCAAGCGGCATGTCATGCTGATGGAGTCGTCCGGGAACTTCCAGCTTCACACGATCCCCAACATGGAAGGTCTGATCGTCAGTCAGGCCGGGACGCGGGACCTTGCGGCCATCGGGACGACGGCCCCGAAGAGCCCCGGCGGCGGACTCGTCGTCGACCTGGGCCCGGGCGGCAAGGGCAAGATCAACATCGGCAACTCGACGGTGCTCTTCCAGGTCATCCCCGCGCCGCCTCCGCCTCCGCTGACGCAGTTGCCCAGGGAACTGCGCGGGAGCTTTTCGGCGCGCATCGACCGCCCGCTGCTCGTCCTGCTGGTGATTTCCGCGCTCATTCATGTGACCGCCGTCTCGTACATCGCGGCGCTCCCGGAGCCCGAGATCGTGCCCGATCGCCACATGGATCAGCTCGTGAGCCTCGTTTCCGAGGACATCATTCCGACGCTGACCGAGGTGACGCCGGATGCGCCGGCTGAAGAGAAAAAACCCGAGGAAGCCGGTGGCGGCGGCGCAAAGAAAGGCGGCGGCGCACCCAAGGGAGGCGGCAGCGGCGAGCAGGGTCCCCCGGAACCCGCGGGAGTCGAGACCAAGGGTCTTCTTAGTCTGATTACCACTCAAGGCAGCGAGGGCGCGGTGGCCGACCTGCTCGGCGATTCCGGCAGCGGCCTCGACGAACAACTCGGCAAGATCGGTGCGGGCGTCGAAGTGGCGGGGAAAGGCACCGGCACCCTCGGCTCCAGCAAAGGCGGCGGCGGGACCGGCCCCGGATCGGTCGGCGCCGGCGACCTGGGAAAACTCGGGACCGCGGGCTCCAAAGAGGGATCTGGGACCGGTGAAAAGGAAGAAAAGAAGGTCAAGGCGAACATGTCGGCGTCGGGTGGTTCGAGTGGTTCGCTCGACGCGAGTTCCGTGAGCGCCCAGATCCGGAAATACACGGGCGGCGTTCGCAACTGCTATGAGCGCCAGCTCAAGATCGACCCCTCGCTTTCGGGCAGCGTGCGCGTTTCTTTCAGCATCGGCGGCGACGGCTCCGTGCAGGGGTGCAGCGTCACCTCGTCGAGCATCGCCAGCTCCGAAGTGGGGAGCTGCGTGTGCAGCCGCATCGAGCGCTGGCGGTTCGAGCCGTCGGCCGACGGCGGCGGTTCGTCGGTGAACTACAGCTTCGTCTTCACGCCGGCCTCCGAGTGA